A region of Meleagris gallopavo isolate NT-WF06-2002-E0010 breed Aviagen turkey brand Nicholas breeding stock chromosome 29, Turkey_5.1, whole genome shotgun sequence DNA encodes the following proteins:
- the NGFR gene encoding tumor necrosis factor receptor superfamily member 16, translated as MHGDWELLRCRGSFSPPQISLILVAKGRSPRKEHIPDSFLPIEHQGPESERIELTPDESPLGCFLSQGPTWGSKEKCLTEMYTTSGECCKACNLGEGVVQPCGVNQTVCEPCLDSVTYSDTVSATEPCKPCTQCVGLHSMSAPCVESDDAVCRCAYGYFQDELSGSCKECSICEVGFGLMFPCRDTQDTVCEECPEGTFSDEANFVDPCLPCTICEENEVMVKECTATSDAECRDLHPRWTTHTPSLAGSDSPEPITRDPFNTEGMATTLADIVTTVMGSSQPVVSRGTADNLIPVYCSILAAVVVGLVAYIAFKRWNSCKQNKQGANNRPVNQTPSPEGEKLHSDSGISVDSQSLHDQQPPNQSTQGPAPKGDGNLYASLPPSKQEEVEKLLSSSAEETWRQLAGELGYKEDLIDCFTREESPARALLADWSAKETATLDALLVALRKIQRGDIAESLYSESTATSPV; from the exons ATGCACGGGGACTGGGAGCTCCTCCGCTGCCGGGGAAGTTTCTCCCCCCCCCAAATCAGCCTCATCTTGGTGGCAAAAGGACGGTCTCCCCGAAAGGAGCACATCCCCGACAGCTTCCTCCCCATCGAGCACCAAGGCCCCGAGAGCGAGCGCATAGAACTGACCCCGGATG AGTCACCTCTGGGTTGTTTTCTCTCCCAGGGACCCACCTGGGGCTCCAAGGAAAAGTGCTTGACCGAGATGTACACCACGAGTGGTGAGTGCTGCAAAGCCTGCAACCTTGGCGAGGGCGTTGTGCAGCCCTGTGGGGTCAACCAGACCGTCTGTGAGCCCTGCCTGGACA GTGTGACCTACTCGGACACAGTGAGTGCCACAGAACCGTGCAAGCCCTGCACGCAGTGCGTGGGGCTGCACAGCATGTCTGCACCTTGCGTGGAGTCAGACGACGCCGTGTGCCGCTGCGCCTACGGCTACTTCCAGGATGAGCTGAGCGGGAGCTGCAAGGAGTGCAGCATCTGTGAGGTGGGCTTTGGCCTCATGTTCCCCTGCCGGGACACACAGGACACGGTCTGCGAGGAGTGCCCCGAGGGCACCTTCTCTGATGAGGCCAATTTTGTGGatccctgcctgccctgcacTATCTGTGAGGAGAACGAGGTGATGGTGAAGGAGTGCACGGCCACCTCCGATGCTGAGTGCAGAG ACCTCCACCCACGCTGGACAACGCACACCCCATCCCTGGCAGGTTCTGACAGCCCCGAGCCAATCACCAGGGACCCCTTCAACACCGAGGGGATGGCCACCACCCTGGCAGACATTGTCACCACTGTCATGGGCAGCTCGCAGCCTGTCGTGAGCCGTGGCACTGCTGATAACCTCATCCCTGTGTACTGTTCCATCCTGGCGGCCGTGGTGGTGGGGCTAGTGGCTTACATCGCCTTCAAAAG GTGGAACAGCTGCAAGCAGAACAAGCAGGGAGCCAACAACCGCCCTGTGAACCAGACGCCTTCCCCAGAGGGGGAGAAGCTGCACAGCGACAGCGGCATCTCAGTGGACAGCCAGAGCTTGCACGACCAGCAGCCACCCAACCAGAGCACGCAGGGACCAG CACCAAAGGGAGACGGGAACCTGTATGCCAGCCTGCCGCCCAGCAAGCAGGAGGAAGTGGAGAAACTGCTGAGCAGCTCGGCGGAGGAGACGTGGCGGCAGCTGGCCGGGGAGCTGGGCTACAAGGAGGACCTCATAGACTGCTTCACACGGGAGGAATCGCCCGCCAGAGCGCTGCTGGCCGACTGGTCGGCCAAGGAGACGGCCACTCTCGATGCCCTCCTGGTGGCCCTCCGGAAGATCCAACGTGGGGACATCGCTGAGAGCTTGTACAGCGAGTCCACCGCCACCTCACCGGTGTGA